One Phaseolus vulgaris cultivar G19833 chromosome 2, P. vulgaris v2.0, whole genome shotgun sequence DNA window includes the following coding sequences:
- the LOC137810916 gene encoding uncharacterized protein, whose amino-acid sequence MGGATNLNLWGVLSESKSIINAHSRHFLALSVIFLLPLSFSIIVSPFLFPLLSPHHSQNIHLQLHSQTLSLTLTPFSLPLLLFLLSLPLFYFCALASITHSVFHGFFGRPVKLPSALLSIPASLPRLIATSFLSHLILFSLSLPLPLLLRRLSLASPLLLTASTILLLALLLSLLYLRVSWSLAPVIVVAESTWGYQPLRRSASLVKGMTPVAASSFLFFASLQALLLWTSFLLGSDGWAWKDWAFVTQIVLTSTLLMILMLYRAAADTVLYMYCKAVHGELAVDIAQEFAWQYVCLPFDDGKVPHVVSVVHV is encoded by the coding sequence ATGGGAGGAGCAACGAACCTGAACCTCTGGGGCGTACTATCGGAATCCAAAAGCATAATCAACGCTCACTCACGCCACTTCCTCGCTCTCTCCGTCATCTTCCTCCTTCCTCTCTCCTTCTCCATCATAGtctcccccttcctcttccCTCTCTTATCCCCTCACCACTCCCAAAACATCCACCTCCAACTCCATTCCCAAACCCTATCTCTAACCCTAACCCCCTTCTCCCTTCCcctcctcctcttcctcctctcCCTCCCCCTCTTCTACTTCTGTGCCCTCGCCTCCATCACCCACAGCGTCTTCCACGGCTTCTTCGGCCGCCCCGTGAAACTCCCCTCTGCCCTCCTCTCCATCCCCGCCTCCCTCCCCCGCCTCATAGCCACTTCCTTCCTCTCCCACCTCATCctcttctctctctcccttCCCCTCCCACTCCTCCTCCGCCGCCTCTCCCTCGCCTCCCCGCTCCTCCTCACCGCCTCCACCATCCTCCTCCTCGCCCTACTCCTCTCCCTGCTCTACCTCCGCGTCTCCTGGTCTCTCGCCCCCGTCATCGTCGTCGCGGAGTCCACCTGGGGCTACCAACCCCTCCGCCGAAGCGCCTCTCTCGTCAAAGGAATGACCCCCGTCGCCGCCTCCTCCTTCCTCTTCTTCGCTTCCCTTCAGGCCCTCCTCCTCTGGACCTCCTTCCTCCTTGGCTCCGACGGCTGGGCCTGGAAAGACTGGGCTTTTGTCACCCAGATCGTCCTCACCTCCACTCTCCTCATGATCCTCATGCTCTACAGAGCCGCCGCCGACACCGTCCTCTACATGTACTGCAAGGCCGTTCACGGCGAGCTCGCCGTCGACATCGCCCAGGAGTTCGCCTGGCAATACGTTTGCTTGCCCTTCGATGACGGCAAGGTTCCTCACGTTGTTTCGGTTGTTCATGTGTAA
- the LOC137810915 gene encoding probable protein S-acyltransferase 22: MRKHGWQLPYHPLQVVACAVFLSLGFAFYVFFAPFIGNKTCQYIVVGLYSALITSVFGLYIWCTASDPADPGVLKSKKYIKIPESKKLAEVKNSKLGEESTSPMHEVYASTAGASCVDKEGLGTKGISKSASNSVEKSTSSCSSCVLLVSSPCAYICSCSSLTDKSTDKQISEDGMFFCSLCEVEVFKYSKHCRVCDKCVDHFDHHCRWLNNCIGKKNYRQFFALMVAAMLLFILQWLTGILVLICCFVKRKQFSVDISSKLGTSFSLVPFVLVVSICTILAMIATLPVVQLFFFHILLIKKGLSTYDYIIAMREQEQEQLGNGGQQSPQMSTVSSLTGLSSASSFTNLHRGAWCTPPRLLLEDQFDVVPSDTGSVSSHGKKTMREDPLKKKNPGTVKISPWTLARLNAEEISKAAAEARRKSKVLQPLTRLEPESSIGSNGLKMLPRIEHNKKRVGKRVDLLADMSIESLTKDCASKGLSGISRFAPLPFEARCAFQTSKAMSSSAGIVSSSPESSLDSPDIRPFGVFSSGVEKAKQLAGPSAADAAATLKEIPLSSSTSDGYEASGGEDSDRVVPSRIVQRSTNWSNILFRTHLDECAFRKPESSSSVVGHSRKL, from the exons ATGAGGAAACATGGATGGCAGTTACCTTACCACCCTCTTCAG GTGGTGGCTTGTGCTGTCTTTTTATCTCTGGGCTTTGCCTTCTACGTGTTCTTCGCTCCTTTTATTGGAAATAAGACGTGTCAGTATATTGTTGTTGGCCTTTACTCAGCGCTG ATTACTAGTGTCTTTGGACTGTACATTTGGTGTACGGCATCAGATCCTGCAGATCCAGGGGTTTTAAAGTCcaaaaagtatattaaaatcCCAGAAAGTAAAAAGCTTGCTGAAGTAAAGAATTCTAAATTAGGGGAAGAATCAACTTCGCCAATGCATGAAGTATATGCATCAACAGCTGGAGCTAGTTGTGTGGATAAGGAGGGATTGGGAACAAAAGGAATTTCAAAAAGTGCTTCGAATTCAGTGGAGAAGAGTACATCATCATGTTCATCCTGTGTGCTCTTGGTTTCTTCTCCTTGTGCTTATATCTGCAGCTGCTCAAGTTTAACTGATAAATCTACAGATAAACAAATAAGTGAAGATGGTATGTTCTTTTGCAGTTTGTGTGAAGTTGAG GTTTTCAAGTACAGCAAGCACTGTAGAGTTTGTGACAAGTGTGTAGATCACTTTGATCATCATTGCCGA TGGCTTAACAACTGTATAGGGAAAAAAAACTACAGGCAGTTTTTCGCGCTCATGGTTGCTGCTATGCTCTTG TTTATTCTTCAATGGTTGACTGGAATTCTAGTGCTTATCTGCTGTTTTGTCAAGAGGAAGCAATTTTCTGTGGATATATCCTCCAAGTTGGGAACCAGTTTCTCTCTGGTTCCCTTTGTTCTTGTGGTG TCTATCTGCACAATTCTTGCAATGATTGCTACCTTACCAGTTGTTCAGCTTTTCTTCTTTCATATCCTCCTCATTAAAAAG GGACTCAGCACATACGATTACATCATAGCTATGAGGGAGCAGGAGCAGGAGCAACTAGGAAATGGAGGACAGCAAAGTCCCCAAATGTCAACTGTTAGCTCACTTACTGGATTGAGTAGTGCAAGCTCCTTCACTAATTTACACAGAGGTGCGTGGTGCACACCCCCACGCCTGTTACTTGAAGATCAG TTTGATGTGGTGCCCTCAGACACCGGTTCTGTTAGCTCACATGGAAAGAAGACAATGAGAGAAGATCCGTTAAAGAAAAAGAATCCTGGAACAGTAAAAATTAGTCCTTGGACATTGGCACGCTTAAATGCAGAAGAAATTTCCAAGGCTGCTGCAGAAGCAAGAAGAAAGTCCAAAGTTTTGCAGCCTCTAACAAGACTGGAACCAGAAAGCAGTATTGGTAGCAACGGCCTAAAAATGCTTCCTAGAATTGAGCACAATAAGAAGCGGGTTGGTAAGCGGGTTGATCTTCTGGCCGACATGTCTATAGAGTCTCTGACAAAAGATTGTGCCAGTAAAGGTCTGAGTGGGATATCTAGGTTTGCCCCTCTACCGTTTGAAGCGCGCTGTGCATTTCAAACAAGTAAAGCAATGTCGAGCTCAGCTGGGATTGTTTCTTCATCACCTGAAAGCAGTTTAGACTCTCCTGATATTCGCCCTTTCGGGGTGTTCTCTTCGGGTGTTGAAAAAGCAAAACAGCTTGCAGGCCCTTCAGCTGCTGATGCTGCTGCAACTCTGAAGGAAATTCCTCTGTCAAGTTCAACTAGTGATGGATATGAGGCTTCTGGCGGGGAAGACAGTGATCGGGTTGTTCCGAGTAGAATTGTTCAGAGATCTACAAATTGGAGTAATATTCTTTTCAGAACTCATCTGGATGAATGTGCATTTAGAAAGCCTGAATCGTCATCCAGTGTCGTTGGTCACAGTAGAAAATTGTGA